The Miscanthus floridulus cultivar M001 chromosome 17, ASM1932011v1, whole genome shotgun sequence genome has a window encoding:
- the LOC136516405 gene encoding tubulin gamma-2 chain, with protein sequence MPREIITIQVGQCGNQIGMEFWKQLCLEHGIGKDGLLEDFATQGGDRKDVFFYQADDQHFIPRSLLIDLEPRVINGIQNSEYRNLYNHENIFVAEHGGGAGNNWASGYHQGEQVVDDIMDMVDREADGSDSLEGFVLCHSIAGGTGSGMGSYLLETLNDRYSKKLVQTYSVFPNQMETSDVVVQPYNSLLTLKRLTLNADCVVVLDNTALNRIAVERLHLSNPTFAQTNSLVSTVMSASTTTLRYPGYMNNDLVGLLASLIPTPRCHFLMTGYTPLTVERQVNMIRKTTVLDVMRRLLQTKNIMVSSYARTKEASQAKYISILNIIQGEVDPTQVHESLQRIRERKLVNFIDWAPASIQVALSRKSPYVQTTHRVSGLMLANHTSIRHLFSKCLGQYEKLRKKQAFLDNYRKFPMFADNDLSEFDESREIIESLVDEYKACESPDYIKWGMEDPGEANVAAALDSKLVV encoded by the exons ATGCCGCGCGAGATCATCACGATCCAGGTGGGGCAATGCGGGAACCAGATCGGGATGGAGTTCTGGAAGCAGCTCTGCCTCGAGCATGGCATCGGCAAGGACGGCCTCCTCGAGGACTTCGCCACTCAG GGGGGTGACAGGAAGGACGTCTTCTTTTACCAGGCTGATGATCAGCACTTCATACCCAGATCTCTGCTTATTGACCTGGAGCCGAGAGTGATCAATGGAATTCAGAACAGCGAGTACAGGAACCTGTACAACCATGAGAACATATTTGTTGCTGAGCATGGTGGTGGTGCCGGGAACAACTGGGCCAGTGGATATCATCAG GGTGAACAAGTTGTTGATGATATCATGGACATGGTTGACAGAGAAGCAGATGGAAGTGATAGCCTTGAGGGTTTTGTCCTTTGTCACTCTATTGCTGGTGGAACTGGTTCAG GTATGGGTTCTTACCTGTTGGAGACACTGAATGATCGATACAGTAAAAAGCTTGTGCAGACATATAGTGTTTTCCCAAATCAGATGGAAACAAGTGATGTTGTCGTCCAACCTTACAACTCACTTTTAACTCTGAAGCGGCTGACACTGAATGCTGACTGTGTGGTTGTTCTTGACAATACGGCTCTTAATAGGATTGCCGTTGAGCGTCTTCATCTATCAAACCCTACTTTTGCACAAACAAACTCTTTGGTCTCTACGGTTATGTCTGCAAGCACAACTACTTTAAGGTATCCTGGATATATGAACAACGATCTGGTTGGCCTTCTTGCCTCCCTGATCCCCACTCCAAGGTGTCATTTTTTGATGACAGGTTATACTCCATTGACTGTTGAACGCCAG GTTAATATGATACGCAAAACGACGGTATTGGATGTTATGAGAAGACTTCTGCAG ACAAAGAATATAATGGTGTCATCATATGCTCGGACAAAAGAAGCTAGCCAAGCTAAATACATCTCCATACTGAACATCATTCAAGGGGAGGTGGACCCTACACAG GTTCATGAGAGCCTGCAAAGGATACGCGAAAGGAAGCTTGTTAACTTTATAGACTGGGCACCTGCAAGCATTCAG GTTGCTTTGTCAAGAAAATCCCCATATGTTCAAACAACCCACAGG GTTAGTGGTCTGATGTTAGCAAATCATACGAGCATCCGTCACTTATTCAGCAAATGCCTGGGGCAATATGAGAAGCTAAGGAAAAAGCAGGCTTTTCTTGACAACTACAGGAAGTTCCCAATGTTTGCG GACAATGATCTCTCTGAATTTGATGAATCTCGAGAGATAATAGAGAGCCTAGTTGATGAATACAAGGCCTGTGAGTCGCCAGACTACATTAAATGGGGAATGGAG GACCCTGGAGAGGCAAACGTTGCAGCAGCACTTGACTCTAAGTTGGTAGTGTAA